In Pseudofrankia saprophytica, one genomic interval encodes:
- a CDS encoding bacterial transcriptional activator domain-containing protein: AGPPAPGQATASASPAGPGAPSPGADGGRQSAGTGTPANSRPGSDGTTGRAGPGRSAPDVPKWQTETWVVAGGLLGAASVASVSSSRRRRREEEAADTISVAGSDGPYPDGGPISVEVLRPATPPPSPPTVAADADAVRRHKVVRAALLLGEQHLRSGNPDAALAATQRGLAVHPAHPDLFALRMRAYAAAGDHVAVTGEYGAFLFAEQASPSWTGETNRGLESLYWSLRQELEPPVGS; the protein is encoded by the coding sequence CGCCGGCCCTCCGGCTCCCGGGCAGGCGACGGCGAGCGCCTCGCCGGCCGGTCCTGGTGCGCCCTCACCCGGGGCGGACGGCGGACGCCAGAGCGCCGGAACCGGCACGCCGGCCAACAGCCGGCCGGGAAGCGACGGGACGACGGGGCGCGCCGGGCCTGGACGGAGCGCGCCGGACGTCCCGAAATGGCAGACCGAGACGTGGGTGGTCGCCGGCGGCCTGCTCGGCGCCGCGTCCGTCGCCTCGGTCTCCTCCTCCCGGCGCCGCCGTCGGGAGGAGGAGGCAGCGGACACGATCTCGGTGGCCGGCTCCGACGGCCCTTACCCGGACGGCGGGCCGATCTCGGTGGAGGTGCTGCGGCCGGCCACCCCTCCCCCATCGCCACCCACCGTCGCGGCGGATGCCGACGCCGTCCGCCGCCACAAGGTCGTGCGGGCCGCGCTCCTTCTGGGTGAGCAACACCTGCGGTCCGGCAATCCCGACGCCGCCCTGGCCGCCACACAGCGTGGTCTCGCCGTCCATCCCGCGCATCCCGACCTGTTCGCGCTGCGGATGCGTGCCTACGCGGCAGCCGGCGATCACGTCGCGGTGACCGGCGAGTACGGCGCCTTTCTCTTCGCCGAACAGGCAAGCCCGTCGTGGACCGGCGAGACCAACCGGGGTCTGGAGAGTCTCTACTGGTCGCTGCGCCAGGAGCTGGAACCACCCGTCGGCTCCTGA
- a CDS encoding Clp protease N-terminal domain-containing protein, translating into MAEPVQMTAPVRLDDLIETIKKVHSSPLDQLTDAVIAADHLGDVADHLIGHFVDQARRSGASWTEIGRSMGVSKQAAQKRFVPKDPGEPSDLDPNQGFARYTPRARNVVIASQNEAIAAGNDQIIPAHLVLGLLAEPAAIAAKVIVASGVSLDAVRAAATAALPSRVEPTPAGGTGAPVKLIPFDGRAKKALTLTFREALRLGHNYIGTEHILLALLELEDLEEGKPLLGDLGISKAASERHIADFLAQVVAAAQAAGPDGDTGAD; encoded by the coding sequence ATGGCGGAACCAGTGCAGATGACGGCTCCTGTGCGGCTCGACGATCTGATCGAGACGATCAAGAAGGTGCACTCGAGCCCCCTCGACCAACTCACCGACGCGGTTATCGCGGCCGATCACCTCGGCGACGTCGCTGACCACCTGATCGGGCACTTCGTCGACCAGGCGCGCCGTTCCGGCGCCTCCTGGACGGAGATCGGCCGGAGCATGGGTGTCAGCAAGCAGGCCGCGCAGAAGCGCTTCGTGCCGAAGGACCCCGGCGAACCGTCGGACCTCGACCCGAACCAGGGCTTCGCCCGCTACACCCCGCGGGCCCGCAACGTCGTGATCGCCTCCCAGAACGAGGCGATCGCGGCCGGCAACGACCAGATCATTCCGGCGCACCTCGTGCTCGGCCTGCTGGCCGAACCGGCGGCCATCGCCGCGAAGGTGATCGTCGCGTCCGGCGTCTCGCTGGACGCGGTCCGCGCCGCCGCCACGGCGGCGCTGCCGTCACGTGTCGAGCCGACACCGGCCGGGGGAACGGGCGCCCCGGTGAAGCTCATCCCGTTCGACGGTCGGGCCAAGAAGGCGCTGACGCTGACCTTCCGCGAGGCGCTGCGCCTCGGCCACAACTACATCGGCACCGAGCACATCCTGCTCGCCCTGCTCGAGTTGGAGGACCTGGAGGAAGGCAAGCCGCTGCTCGGCGATCTGGGCATCTCCAAGGCCGCCTCCGAGCGGCACATCGCGGATTTCCTCGCCCAGGTGGTCGCCGCGGCCCAGGCGGCCGGTCCGGACGGTGACACCGGCGCTGACTGA
- a CDS encoding LysM peptidoglycan-binding domain-containing protein — MSDRRYWDARAGRDNGAGEVAGAVGLGPAGTGRRTGDGKPSGGLPSGGLTGKGPTGSGGERGRRARAGGRVLAGWSDVAEILRGLAALASLVALLVVVPVVLWAWRANPLPMAGQPYAGWDVVAAVSWLLWAWLVVCVGFEIAAQRGRAAGRDRVAWPGGSSGGAGADERSVPGAPASRPRGTHRGPSDGPAGGPAPAGAAARAADAAPGGRRPAPTPAPRIVRRGTARLVTTAGVVVAAMMSGRAALAATAPDPRPATVATATAGPADTTIPTNHDADSPAGPDSPAAAGAGGSATGQADADDPNDPHGADASGVAGSDGPPAALVPTAESHTVQRGESLWSIVEDGYPDAVLAQLPTAVDTVFAANDGAADPAGHRLADPDLINPGMRLALPALDAAGHAVPAPAAGSPAAGGAPAPGGGASAPSGGGTSAPPGGAPAGETPRLPAAAPTAPSGGTQPPRAPAP; from the coding sequence GTGAGCGACCGCAGGTACTGGGACGCCCGGGCGGGCCGCGACAACGGCGCCGGTGAGGTCGCCGGCGCCGTCGGCCTCGGCCCGGCCGGCACTGGCCGCCGGACAGGCGATGGCAAGCCAAGCGGTGGCCTGCCAAGCGGTGGCCTGACCGGCAAGGGACCGACGGGGAGCGGCGGGGAGCGAGGCCGCCGCGCACGGGCCGGTGGCCGCGTGCTCGCCGGCTGGTCCGATGTGGCCGAGATCCTGCGTGGGCTGGCCGCGCTCGCGTCGCTCGTCGCGCTCCTGGTCGTCGTCCCCGTCGTGCTGTGGGCCTGGCGCGCCAACCCGCTGCCCATGGCGGGCCAGCCATACGCCGGTTGGGATGTCGTCGCCGCGGTGAGCTGGCTGCTGTGGGCCTGGCTCGTCGTCTGTGTCGGCTTCGAGATCGCGGCCCAGCGCGGCCGGGCTGCCGGGCGGGATCGGGTTGCCTGGCCTGGCGGGTCCAGCGGAGGGGCCGGAGCCGATGAGCGGTCCGTGCCCGGCGCGCCGGCCAGCAGGCCTCGCGGCACGCATCGCGGTCCGAGCGACGGACCAGCCGGTGGGCCGGCGCCGGCCGGCGCGGCCGCGCGAGCCGCCGACGCGGCACCGGGCGGGCGGCGGCCCGCGCCGACACCTGCGCCACGGATCGTCCGACGGGGCACCGCCCGCCTCGTCACCACCGCCGGCGTCGTGGTCGCGGCGATGATGTCCGGCCGCGCCGCGCTCGCCGCCACGGCGCCAGACCCGCGCCCGGCCACCGTCGCGACCGCGACCGCAGGCCCAGCCGACACCACCATCCCCACGAACCACGACGCCGACAGCCCGGCCGGCCCCGACAGCCCCGCCGCCGCCGGCGCCGGCGGGAGCGCCACCGGTCAGGCCGACGCGGACGACCCGAACGATCCCCATGGCGCGGACGCCTCGGGCGTCGCCGGGAGCGACGGGCCGCCGGCCGCGCTGGTCCCCACGGCCGAAAGTCATACCGTCCAGCGGGGCGAGTCGCTCTGGTCGATCGTCGAGGACGGCTACCCCGACGCGGTCCTCGCTCAGCTGCCCACCGCCGTCGACACCGTCTTCGCCGCCAACGACGGCGCGGCCGATCCCGCTGGTCACCGCCTCGCCGACCCGGATCTGATCAACCCGGGCATGCGGCTCGCGCTGCCGGCCCTCGACGCGGCCGGGCACGCCGTGCCGGCTCCCGCGGCAGGGTCACCCGCCGCCGGCGGCGCTCCGGCTCCTGGCGGCGGTGCTTCGGCTCCGAGCGGTGGAGGCACTTCGGCGCCTCCCGGGGGCGCGCCCGCGGGAGAAACACCGCGGCTGCCGGCGGCGGCGCCCACAGCGCCGTCGGGGGGCACGCAGCCACCGCGCGCCCCGGCACCAC
- a CDS encoding class I SAM-dependent methyltransferase, which yields MATPPTKLDGPTDSYERTRPRYPVELFAHAVTLLPAGARPTVVDVGAGTGIALEALLPQLSADAEVHAVDVSGDMINIGREKFPQVAWEQGKAEEFLDRFTGIDFVVSAQSYQWMDRPAFLSAAARALRPGGVCMVVQNSLDYQVGGLAAEYENLLEEISPFHSRSRAFKPIDVETELSAHFDEVERRATEWRQPLTINEFVAMSSSSTQGQRAIAAAGPLFLRQVRALCAKHVKDGRVQLPYVTEAFYGKGRA from the coding sequence ATGGCTACTCCCCCCACGAAGCTCGACGGACCCACTGACAGCTACGAGCGAACCCGGCCCCGGTACCCGGTCGAGCTGTTCGCTCACGCCGTCACGCTGCTGCCAGCGGGTGCCCGGCCGACGGTTGTGGACGTGGGCGCGGGGACCGGGATCGCCCTGGAGGCGCTGCTCCCACAGCTTTCCGCCGACGCGGAGGTGCATGCGGTCGACGTGTCCGGCGACATGATCAACATTGGTAGAGAGAAGTTCCCCCAGGTGGCGTGGGAACAGGGCAAGGCCGAGGAGTTCCTCGATCGGTTCACCGGCATCGACTTCGTCGTGTCCGCCCAGTCGTACCAGTGGATGGACCGGCCGGCATTCCTGTCCGCCGCCGCGCGAGCGCTGCGGCCCGGCGGGGTGTGCATGGTCGTCCAGAACAGTCTCGACTACCAGGTCGGAGGGCTCGCCGCGGAGTACGAGAACCTTCTCGAGGAAATCTCGCCCTTCCATAGCCGTAGCCGCGCCTTTAAGCCCATCGATGTCGAGACGGAGCTGTCGGCTCACTTCGACGAGGTGGAACGTCGGGCGACGGAGTGGCGACAGCCGCTCACGATCAACGAGTTCGTCGCCATGAGCTCCTCGTCGACGCAGGGCCAACGCGCCATCGCCGCCGCCGGGCCGCTCTTTCTCCGTCAGGTTCGCGCGCTGTGCGCCAAGCACGTGAAGGACGGCCGCGTCCAGCTCCCTTACGTGACCGAGGCCTTCTACGGCAAGGGCCGCGCCTGA
- a CDS encoding NAD(P)H-dependent oxidoreductase, with amino-acid sequence MAARGDGKIERVVSGLVGRAVGRAGRLRALLEAGVVPDLSSGSSAGAATPRAATPRSSRRAAPAAPMGPRSRRTLELLAVCAASLVPWTILLAVTLPANREVHQWRAAWVGFDAMLIAAMAATAVLGWRRHRAVFLTGPATAVLLICDAWFDISFDVGTSDVWVSAALAGFVELPLAAFLIYRGYRLLPSLPRSEQGPIRADPEPPRPPAGPQALTATATGTGTALTGPRRSGEPAPIRIGVILGSERPRRVGEQVATWVCGVASRRDDAEFELVDPGDYPPPAPAAAPPSSAGPCQHDRASAWAAKIASFDGFVMVASGSGRGTSRMFEGAIDRLDIDRVHTEWSNKAVGFVSYGDVDVQAVERLRLIAGELMMADVRERVVLSSTVDVGRSAAFEPSAAFEPSVGFEASDEDLAALRTMLDQVVAWSSALASLRSVASAAA; translated from the coding sequence ATGGCTGCCCGCGGCGACGGCAAGATCGAACGAGTTGTGTCCGGGCTCGTCGGGCGGGCCGTCGGGCGGGCCGGGAGGCTGCGCGCTCTGCTCGAGGCCGGCGTCGTTCCTGACCTGTCAAGCGGCTCGTCGGCCGGAGCGGCGACGCCCCGGGCGGCGACGCCCCGATCATCCCGCCGCGCCGCGCCGGCCGCCCCCATGGGGCCGCGGTCCCGCCGCACGCTGGAGCTTCTCGCGGTCTGCGCCGCCAGCCTCGTTCCGTGGACGATCCTTCTCGCCGTGACGCTGCCGGCGAACCGTGAGGTCCACCAGTGGCGTGCCGCGTGGGTGGGCTTCGACGCGATGCTCATCGCGGCGATGGCGGCCACGGCCGTGCTCGGCTGGCGACGCCACCGTGCTGTTTTCCTGACCGGGCCGGCCACCGCTGTCCTGCTCATCTGTGACGCCTGGTTCGACATCTCGTTTGATGTCGGCACATCCGATGTCTGGGTGTCGGCCGCGCTCGCAGGTTTCGTCGAGCTTCCCCTGGCCGCCTTCCTCATCTACCGCGGCTACCGGCTGCTTCCATCGCTGCCGCGGTCGGAACAAGGCCCGATTCGGGCCGATCCCGAGCCGCCCCGACCACCAGCTGGTCCGCAAGCCCTGACCGCCACCGCCACCGGTACCGGTACCGCGCTGACGGGGCCGCGCCGATCAGGAGAACCCGCGCCGATCAGGATCGGCGTCATCCTGGGTTCGGAGCGGCCACGGCGGGTCGGCGAGCAGGTGGCGACCTGGGTCTGCGGGGTGGCCTCGCGCCGCGATGACGCCGAGTTCGAACTGGTCGACCCTGGCGACTACCCGCCGCCTGCGCCGGCCGCGGCGCCGCCGTCATCGGCCGGCCCTTGCCAGCACGACCGCGCGTCGGCGTGGGCGGCCAAGATCGCGTCTTTCGACGGTTTTGTCATGGTCGCCTCGGGCAGCGGTCGCGGCACCTCCAGAATGTTCGAGGGCGCGATCGACCGCCTGGATATCGATCGCGTGCATACGGAATGGAGCAACAAGGCCGTCGGGTTCGTGTCGTATGGCGATGTGGACGTCCAGGCCGTCGAACGGCTGCGGCTGATCGCCGGTGAGCTGATGATGGCCGATGTCCGTGAGCGGGTCGTGCTGTCGTCGACGGTCGATGTCGGGCGCTCCGCCGCCTTCGAACCCTCCGCCGCGTTTGAACCCTCCGTCGGCTTCGAGGCCAGCGACGAGGACCTGGCCGCTCTGCGCACGATGCTCGACCAGGTCGTCGCCTGGAGTTCCGCCCTCGCCTCGCTCCGCTCCGTCGCCTCCGCCGCCGCCTGA